From Daucus carota subsp. sativus chromosome 6, DH1 v3.0, whole genome shotgun sequence:
TTATAGTCATTAACCGATTCACAATTGATAGTCGAATAACTCTAAATCAAAATATTGTTGCTTACAGTGCCCAATAAACTCACACCCTCCCGAACAATTTCTTAATAAGCCCCAAAAACAACAAGCTACCCGCGATTGTCTCGAGGAGCAAAATAAAGGGCGACCCATTGAAGTACGTTGCCCCGATACTGCATAACTTATATGATAGTGGTCGAAAATTCAGAATGCAAAGAAAAGGGAAGAACAAAATGAAGGAGAGTGTGGTGGGTACCTGAACTCATAATGATGTACCCTAGAATCATCGTGCAGCGAACTCCTCAGTCGTTGAAATCAATCCGCTAAGTCCTGTACCTCGGTATGATCACAGCGAAAAACAAGCCCTAATGATAACGGTAGTAGTGTTGAGCGGATGCTGCAGGATTTAGTTTTAAATTAGcgtttaaaatttgttaaaactgATTGTGtaggattttatttaattaaaattgatttaattggATTAAATCTCAGCCACAGAATCTTTTTACAATCTGATTGGTAGATCTTAAGGACTCCGATTTCTCACAACATCTAGTACCCCATAGAtcttcactatatatatatatatatatatatatatattatgttttcaataaaattcataatttagttattaatttataatactgTTATCTTCTCCTCAAAACACTTTAAAAATCTATGACAAAAGTCCAGACGTTATATACAAAATAGAGTGAccaaatcaatcaatatacttatataaaggagaagctaGGGGagtgtatgtggcgcctctcacatcgctccattctatttttctaattttctagaatttttggatgaaaaatatcaaaaattagaactaccttttttagtttcgggtatattagaagtaagttttagaatatgattttatttcagattgtttatggaatatagtaacttgaaagttttaatctgattttgtttcagattatttaattatgggaaagagtagcacgcAAGTctttctgcacctataaatacccctatatatggtagggttttggatcatctaaacacaacctcctctctctctctcaataccacaaccctaactctctctggtgatagttctcttgctcgatttctaactcggtggtgccgttcttctgcaacgataagtgaaggctgtttatacagtattaaaaaaataaaagttgttgcaagcaaagctagttataaaccgctatgttagagtcgacaaattcaaacacgggaaaagaatatagtcttgagatgatattgatggatgatatcaataaattaactgtaagtgatgtatgtttgttggttattattttataatatttgttttgttcttcgCATCTTCGGATATGTTTTTTTGttgttatattttaaatgatttactttgtatacaagaaaaaaattattaatgcaTTATCTAGTtagctccgttcaagcaacttttaagtgaatgctgtttatacagtattaaaatgtttatacaatattaaaatataaaggttgttacaagcaagtatagttatagaccgctatctcacggatttaagttatatgtttttgtgcacaatcaatccaaaaaaattggagtaaggtgacaatgtaagaacatgattacttttaaaaaaacacaaataaaattaagattcgtcgtgctttaaattgttaattacgtgtataaattaattttcattttttcaccatgaattgtAGTCCacttttgcaattttatatattagtattggtatcacatcaagatttttatattataaaatttattttatcccataaatattaattttgaaacattaatatactttttatagataactacaaaattattttgttctgcaaatattaatattgaatctttaatataatttttataggccgccgaaacgcgcggcttctcaactagtgaacatataataaaaaaaaaaggtttccAACTTAACAGTTGGCTTTTCATTTTTCTTCGTTGCCCGTTGATTTCTTGAGAATACATTTGAAAGATAATTAAAACTTTAGTATTTCTGTCTCATTCAGTTATATTTAGTTTTGTTCAATGATCGGCACACGTTTTAtgatgaatataaattttactttcataatatatttttaactttttcctTTTTCAGTATTTAACTTTAgacattgaatttttatttacaaagaaataaattatgaaactatgtaaTATCAAGTcccaatatatacatacatattgtTGGGAAGTATGAATTATAAGTTTCATAATTGAGACACGACTTATTAtttcttattataaatttaaaaatgtcTTAACAGtatctttaaaaataaatattatcaaattaaaGATGTCTTATATAATACTAGTTTATAAACCGCGTTTTGCAGCggtatcataatatattttaaataaattctacAATTTGTAAACTTTCgaccataaaatattttttaatattgacaatttgaaatttttcttcCAATAATTTCGAAATCGTAAATGatagttttgaaattttcttccaAAATATTCGAAACTAATTGAAAATTCTATCTAATAATTTCGAAATCAAAAAGAGTAATCTTGAAATTTTCTTAATTAACATTTATAATTCAAGATTTCCAAtgaattacaaaaatataacgAAACTCAGGCGTCAACTCTGTGCAACTTGCTTCtctcttatataaatatattgattttattgttATTACATATATAACCAACATCTCCAAGTGGAAAGAGGTAGTGATGCTACAAAAAGTAACAGAATGTTAACATATATTGTTCTTTACTTTTATCTTGATATACCGATAATAATAGCATGTagcaaatttttattagtaaaaaCTAAAAAGGTACACACTCGGGTgaattttacattattttttatctatatttaataatagattgcTGCACATCTTTGGCAAACATGCCCTCGCACACCTTTTTGTCCAAGTCAAGAATTACTTTTACGGTTAAAGagaattttaacaaaaagaaaatataagagAAACAAAATATTCGGGCGACGTACAAGATCCATGATCAAGATTCCCGCACTGTGATAAAAAGGAAAAggctaaaaaataaaattctaaaagATTCAATACATAATGTATCTGGAAACCGCATCAGAAAAATAGAAACCAAATGTATCTCAAAACTAAAAGAACTCGCCGGAGGAAAATATCAGGCTACAACACAAGACAATGCTCCATACTAAAATCTATAGCCAATCCATCAGCGCATCAATCAGTTGCTAGCGAAAAATCGTTATCTTCAAAGTCATAATCATCAATCACACCCGATGTCGAACCTGTCGTACCAATGCCATAAATCACTTCATAAGAAAACCCCGAATCCACACCAATATCTAATCCGTCATTGTCAAGAAAATTTCGGTCCTTTTTCAATGGAATTGGAAAGCTGAGATTAATTCCAAGATCCTTATCATCATAATTTATCTTCAACATTTCTTCGTCAGGAAAGATCGGTAAATTGTCAAAAGTAATAGGCTCCATGCTTCCGAAACCATAATCATCCTCGAACAGATTGTCCATTGGCATGTAGCTGTTCATGGTATTCAATTTGCGACACGGTCCATCCTCCTCAGCAGAAAATTCGACAACCTCAACCTTTTCCTTTCCTTTGCCTTTGTCCGTGGCTTCTTCCAGAGCGGGCTGATTTTCATTTCGTAAACCCGAAGTTGGACTAGTGAGAGTGTTCTGATACGAGCCCTCCATGGACTCATTACTCATGTTAGACTGGACAAAAATTTGTTTTTCTACTTTCCGGGAGGGATTTCCAAAATTTGTCAGAGCTTTCGCACCATGAAGACTTATAGCAGCCGTATCATACACCCTTGCGGCCTCTTCAGGAGTCCCGTAAGTACCTAGCCATAGCTTCTCCTTCTTTGTGGGATGTCTAATCTCCGCTCCAAATGTCCCCCAAGCCCTGTATCGAACACCACGATACCTCTTCTCAGAGGAATCTCTCACGGGCTTAGCTCGTTTACCTCCATGGTCATCGTCCGAGACCTCCATTTTTCTAGTCGAATCAGTGCCTGCTTCGACTAGAACGACGTTATGATATTTCTTAACCCTCCTCCTGTCATAAAGCTCTGCCTCCTCGTCACTCGACGAATCAGTGGCATCATGATCCGTCACTATAATGCGAACAATTTTTCGCAAAAAGCGCTTCGTTCTCTGGCCTGGTAAGGGTTTCATCAGCTTCCTCGTTAAATTCATGTGTTGTGTGAACTTCTCCCGAAGGACAACATTACAATCATTCATTGACATTTTACTATACAATTTAACTTGACtgaatgatttttgtttttgtacgTAAAATGTGGCAAATCGAATTTCTTTTGGAGGCCCCACACAAAAAGACGACCAAGAAAACGAGAAAAATAATTCAAGCAACGGGTTTACGAGAAAACGAAGAAGTTTTATAGAAACAAGGCTTGTTGTGTTTTAAGGGAGAGAAGGCTTGGAAGGATTGATAGAAATTCTCTGCCGAAACAAATTTGTATAGTGATTAAGCACCGTGAAGAGACTCTTTTTGTTACAGTGAAGAGAGCCCGTGTTCGATGCCCCGTTTTATAGCCCGGGGTGATACGTAACTAGTAAATTCTCGAATCTACATGCATACCCCTGATAAAATCACTGTATTTTTTCCTAATACTAATATCTTAGGATCTGCTTTATTAGCAAGATTGTGTTAATATATTGTGATATCTCTATGTTAAAAGATTTCTACGcgtgtttttaaataatttgtagttttgtatttattatgataaaatttataGGAAAATACAAACCTCAATTTATTTCctaaattgataaattttacCGTTACTATATACTgtcttattctttttaatttggcgacggttttcttttcttcatttgttgacagGCGACAACTGTCATGTATTCTCTATATTATCCGTATATATTATGATATCTCTTATTATTTTCAAAGCACAATAcgatttttgttggatacttaACTCTTTGTATTCTGAGGAATATTCTGGAAGGCAGCATACACATACATAGAACCTGAAAATGTATTTGTAGAGAAATATGTAAAGTCTATCATTAAGTGTGATCCATGGAACTGAAAAGTTTGTAA
This genomic window contains:
- the LOC108226028 gene encoding pathogenesis-related genes transcriptional activator PTI6 — protein: MSMNDCNVVLREKFTQHMNLTRKLMKPLPGQRTKRFLRKIVRIIVTDHDATDSSSDEEAELYDRRRVKKYHNVVLVEAGTDSTRKMEVSDDDHGGKRAKPVRDSSEKRYRGVRYRAWGTFGAEIRHPTKKEKLWLGTYGTPEEAARVYDTAAISLHGAKALTNFGNPSRKVEKQIFVQSNMSNESMEGSYQNTLTSPTSGLRNENQPALEEATDKGKGKEKVEVVEFSAEEDGPCRKLNTMNSYMPMDNLFEDDYGFGSMEPITFDNLPIFPDEEMLKINYDDKDLGINLSFPIPLKKDRNFLDNDGLDIGVDSGFSYEVIYGIGTTGSTSGVIDDYDFEDNDFSLATD